The following coding sequences are from one Carcharodon carcharias isolate sCarCar2 chromosome 13, sCarCar2.pri, whole genome shotgun sequence window:
- the wsb2 gene encoding WD repeat and SOCS box-containing protein 2 isoform X2 — translation MDGSTDCSPQRAAESLLLAKLIPNRSRELDCKSGCETWGVAFSPDGSYFAWSQGHNIVKLIPWPLEDHKISYKSTHHFKADGRAKGQCGEKIIDCGQTVWGLSFGTSPSENGNKSSENQHKCTLQCSGTILATGLTNGEIKLWKVPTAHLLFKLKGHQSVVRCFAFISNENFMLISASRDTTLRVWDLKQDGKLLHILKGHNQWIYCCAVTPNSSMLCSVGGGKTVLLWSMVSYTVIRKLEGHGGDVVSCEFSPNGALLATASYDTHVIVWDPDTGESLMKLRHCSTFAALDVDDGFSTGFVRAVSFSQEGLNVTSVADDGLLRIWSLDLQRPIYVAPLANGLCCTFSPHGSVLATGTRDGHVKFWIVSRVLPTLQHICRNALRRVMTTHQVMLLPVPKKIKQFLVYKKF, via the exons ATGGACGGATCTACAGATTGCAGCCCCCAGCGTGCAG CTGAGTCTCTCTTGTTGGCAAAGCTCATACCCAACAGATCTCGTGAATTGGATTGTAAATCTGGCTGTGAGACTTGGGGTGTGGCATTTTCCCCTGATGGCTCATACTTTGCATGGTCACAAGGACACAATATTGTGAAGTTGATACCCTGGCCGCTTGAAGATCACAAAAT AAGTTATAAAAGTACACATCATTTTAAAGCAGATGGAAGAGCAAAGGGCCAGTGTGGAGAAAAGATAATCGATTGTGGTCAAACAGTGTGGGGGTTATCATTTGGAACATCTCCATCTGAGAATGGAAATAAGTCATCCGAGAACCAACACAAGTGCACGCTTCAGTGCTCGGGTACAATCCTTGCCACAGGTCTCACCAATGGAGAAATCAAGTTGTGGAAAGTGCCTACCG CACACCTTCTCTTCAAGTTAAAAGGACACCAGTCAGTAGTGAGatgctttgcttttatctccaatGAAAACTTCATGTTGATTTCTGCATCACGGGACACAACTCTGCGTGTATGGGACCTAAAACAGGATG GTAAACTACTGCATATATTAAAAGGCCACAACCAATGGATTTATTGTTGTGCTGTCACTCCCAACTCGAGCATGCTTTGTTCTGTGGGAGGAGGAAAGACT GTGTTGTTGTGGAGTATGGTATCATATACAGTGATTCGGAAACTAGAAGGACATGGCGGCGATGTTGTATCATGTGAATTTTCACCCAACGGAGCATTACTAGCTACGGCATCTTACGACACTCATGTAATTGTGTGGGACCCAGACACTGGAGAAAGCCTGATGAAACTGAG GCATTGTTCCACCTTTGCTGCTCTGGATGTTGATGATGGCTTTAGTACTGGATTTGTACGAGCAGTCTCCTTCTCCCAGGAGGGACTAAATGTTACCTCGGTAGCAGACGATGG ATTGCTGAGAATTTGGTCCTTGGATTTGCAAAGGCCAATTTATGTTGCTCCTCTGGCCAATGGACTCTGTTGTACATTCTCTCCACATGGTAGTGTATTGGCTACAGG GACAAGAGATGGTCATGTTAAATTCTGGATAGTATCTAGGGTGCTGCCAACTCTGCAACACATTTGTCGCAATGCTCTGCGCCGTGTGATGACGACCCACCAAGTTATGCTCTTgcctgttccaaagaaaataaaACAGTTTTTGGTTTATAAGAAGTTCTAG
- the wsb2 gene encoding WD repeat and SOCS box-containing protein 2 isoform X1: MDGSTDCSPQRAAAESLLLAKLIPNRSRELDCKSGCETWGVAFSPDGSYFAWSQGHNIVKLIPWPLEDHKISYKSTHHFKADGRAKGQCGEKIIDCGQTVWGLSFGTSPSENGNKSSENQHKCTLQCSGTILATGLTNGEIKLWKVPTAHLLFKLKGHQSVVRCFAFISNENFMLISASRDTTLRVWDLKQDGKLLHILKGHNQWIYCCAVTPNSSMLCSVGGGKTVLLWSMVSYTVIRKLEGHGGDVVSCEFSPNGALLATASYDTHVIVWDPDTGESLMKLRHCSTFAALDVDDGFSTGFVRAVSFSQEGLNVTSVADDGLLRIWSLDLQRPIYVAPLANGLCCTFSPHGSVLATGTRDGHVKFWIVSRVLPTLQHICRNALRRVMTTHQVMLLPVPKKIKQFLVYKKF; this comes from the exons ATGGACGGATCTACAGATTGCAGCCCCCAGCGTGCAG CAGCTGAGTCTCTCTTGTTGGCAAAGCTCATACCCAACAGATCTCGTGAATTGGATTGTAAATCTGGCTGTGAGACTTGGGGTGTGGCATTTTCCCCTGATGGCTCATACTTTGCATGGTCACAAGGACACAATATTGTGAAGTTGATACCCTGGCCGCTTGAAGATCACAAAAT AAGTTATAAAAGTACACATCATTTTAAAGCAGATGGAAGAGCAAAGGGCCAGTGTGGAGAAAAGATAATCGATTGTGGTCAAACAGTGTGGGGGTTATCATTTGGAACATCTCCATCTGAGAATGGAAATAAGTCATCCGAGAACCAACACAAGTGCACGCTTCAGTGCTCGGGTACAATCCTTGCCACAGGTCTCACCAATGGAGAAATCAAGTTGTGGAAAGTGCCTACCG CACACCTTCTCTTCAAGTTAAAAGGACACCAGTCAGTAGTGAGatgctttgcttttatctccaatGAAAACTTCATGTTGATTTCTGCATCACGGGACACAACTCTGCGTGTATGGGACCTAAAACAGGATG GTAAACTACTGCATATATTAAAAGGCCACAACCAATGGATTTATTGTTGTGCTGTCACTCCCAACTCGAGCATGCTTTGTTCTGTGGGAGGAGGAAAGACT GTGTTGTTGTGGAGTATGGTATCATATACAGTGATTCGGAAACTAGAAGGACATGGCGGCGATGTTGTATCATGTGAATTTTCACCCAACGGAGCATTACTAGCTACGGCATCTTACGACACTCATGTAATTGTGTGGGACCCAGACACTGGAGAAAGCCTGATGAAACTGAG GCATTGTTCCACCTTTGCTGCTCTGGATGTTGATGATGGCTTTAGTACTGGATTTGTACGAGCAGTCTCCTTCTCCCAGGAGGGACTAAATGTTACCTCGGTAGCAGACGATGG ATTGCTGAGAATTTGGTCCTTGGATTTGCAAAGGCCAATTTATGTTGCTCCTCTGGCCAATGGACTCTGTTGTACATTCTCTCCACATGGTAGTGTATTGGCTACAGG GACAAGAGATGGTCATGTTAAATTCTGGATAGTATCTAGGGTGCTGCCAACTCTGCAACACATTTGTCGCAATGCTCTGCGCCGTGTGATGACGACCCACCAAGTTATGCTCTTgcctgttccaaagaaaataaaACAGTTTTTGGTTTATAAGAAGTTCTAG